One Arcobacter sp. FWKO B genomic window, AAACAATTTGAAAGCTCTGAAGGTGCTGTAAACCCAGAAAAAGTTGCTGAGACTGCAGAGTGGATGAAAAGCTGGGATTATAGAGAAAAAAATCTAGCTCGTGAAGCTATCACAGTAAATCCTGCGAAAGCTTGTCAGCCATTAGGTGCTGTTATGGCTGCACTTGGTTTTGAAAACACTATGCCTTATGTTCATGGAAGTCATGGTTGTGTGGCTTACTTTAGAAGTTATTTTACAAGACACTTCAAAGAACCAACTCCTTGTGTATCTGATAGTATGAGTGAAAGTGCTGCGGTTTTCGGTGGACTTTCTAATATGAAAGAGGGATTATTAAACTGTAAAGTTATGTATAAACCTGATATGATAGCAGTATCTACTACATGTATGGCAGAGGTTATCGGTGATGACTTACATGCATTTACAATAGGAGCTAGAACTGAAGCAAACGGTGAACTAGATGATACACTTATCCCATCAGCTCATACACCATCATTTGTTGGTAGCCATATAACTGGTTATGATAATATGATGAGAAGTATTTTGGAGCAAACTGTACCAGCTGATACTGAAAAAGTGGTAGATGCTGAGAGAATCAACATCATCCCAGGATTTGAGCCTTATATCGGAAGTTTAAGAGAAGTGAAAAAAATAGCTTCAATGTTTGGTGATAAAATAGTAATGATAGGCGACCACGCAGACCAATGGGATACACCAGCTGGTGAATACCAAATGTTTAGTGGTGGAACTAGCCTTGAAGATCTTAAAACTTCAAGAAATGCAGTTTCAACTATCAGTTTACAAAAATATTCAACAATAAACACAGGTAAATTGCTAAAAAATATCTGGAAACAAAAATATCTTACACTTAACCCAATAGGTTTGAGCGGTACAGATGCGTTTGTAATGGCTTTAAGTGAATTAACTGGAAAAGAAGTTCCAACTGAACTGAAAATCCAAAGAGGAAGATTAGTAGATGCAATGCAAGATAGCTATCCGTATATGCACGGTAAAAAATTCGCTATCTGGGGAGATCCTGATTTCTTACTAGGTGTGGTTTCATTCTTAGTTGAAATGGGTGCAGAGCCTACACATGTACTTTGCCACAATGCTCCAAAAAAAGGTTGGGAAGATGATATGAAAGCAATCCTTGCTAAATCTCCAGCTGCTGCATCTTGCCAAATCTGGGCAGGAAAAGACCTTTGGGCATTAAGAAGTATATTATTTACTGAACCAGTTGATTTTATGATTGGTAATGTTTACGGTAAGGAACTATACAGAGATACTGGAATACCTCTTATTAGAATAGGTTTCCCGATATTTGATAGACACCATTTACATAGATACTCTATCAGTGGATATGAGGGTGCATTGAATCTTCTAACATGGATTACAAATGCAGTTCTTGATCAACTTGATGAAGAGACTAAACATATAGCTCAAACTGACTACTTCTTTGATTGTGTTAGATAGTATTTAATACATTCGCTTCTTATGGGAAAAGGCTTTTTGGCCTTTTCCTAATTTTATTTTCTTGTATCTTTTCTTACTGCTGTTACAAATTGGTAGTACAAATAACCCAAAGATACCTTATTTAAAGTCATAGTTATATAGGAATTATTAAAGGCTTCTATGTTTGATAAGATATTGATGTATTTAAAAATATTATTCCATCCATTAGAGCTAAAATTTATCATAGTATTACCTAAAAAATAATTAGTGCAAAGACTTACCATAAATATCCAAACTAAAGGTATAGCATAGCTAGTTGAATGTTTAGAGCTTATGCTGTGTATTTTAAAAACCAAATATTCAGAAAAATTTTGCCACTTGTTTTTTTCAAGCTCTTTTTTTCTTTGCTCAAGTTCTAAAGCATGATATTTATTTGCTTCAATTTTATTATTTAATTTTTCAAATTGGTTTTTAATGATTCGATATGTTTCTTGTGAAGTTGTCGTTTTGTCTAAAATATCCATACCATAAAAATTTATCTCTTTTTGAACATTTGTATATTCTAAATCCAAACCTTTATGTAGTTTTGAACTTTTAAAGTGATTGTATCCCTCAAATGTTACATATTTAAAAATCAATTTCTTAAAGAATTCTGTATCTCCAAAAAGTGCTAAACCTTTAAAATTTATTGATTTAAAATAAATATCATTTGTATCCATTCCTTTAATAAATTTTGATTTATAAAAATCTGCATTTTTTTCAAAATCAACATCTTTTATAAGAACTTCATCAACTACACAATTATGTAATTTAAAATTTTGCTCGAAATTTGCTTTTCTGATTTCTAATTTATTAATTTTTGTTTGATTTGTATTGTTGTCATCTTGTTTATTGATATAAAATTTTGTTTTTATATCTCCTTCAATATAACAATAATCAATAAAACCACCTTGTAAGTCAAAATAAAATATATTATTACTATTATTAAAAATTCTATTGAT contains:
- the nifK gene encoding nitrogenase molybdenum-iron protein subunit beta gives rise to the protein MQNVEQIVNGQKLFQKPEYQEVLANKKQFESSEGAVNPEKVAETAEWMKSWDYREKNLAREAITVNPAKACQPLGAVMAALGFENTMPYVHGSHGCVAYFRSYFTRHFKEPTPCVSDSMSESAAVFGGLSNMKEGLLNCKVMYKPDMIAVSTTCMAEVIGDDLHAFTIGARTEANGELDDTLIPSAHTPSFVGSHITGYDNMMRSILEQTVPADTEKVVDAERINIIPGFEPYIGSLREVKKIASMFGDKIVMIGDHADQWDTPAGEYQMFSGGTSLEDLKTSRNAVSTISLQKYSTINTGKLLKNIWKQKYLTLNPIGLSGTDAFVMALSELTGKEVPTELKIQRGRLVDAMQDSYPYMHGKKFAIWGDPDFLLGVVSFLVEMGAEPTHVLCHNAPKKGWEDDMKAILAKSPAAASCQIWAGKDLWALRSILFTEPVDFMIGNVYGKELYRDTGIPLIRIGFPIFDRHHLHRYSISGYEGALNLLTWITNAVLDQLDEETKHIAQTDYFFDCVR